The following are from one region of the Sandaracinus amylolyticus genome:
- a CDS encoding dihydrolipoyl dehydrogenase family protein, translated as MQSEFDVVVIGAGPAGVVAALRAADLGARTALVARERFGGMAANDGPVPVRTLAHAARLVREARQLSRYGISAGEPVVDYPRLLERVREVVDHVGRQSALRGQCESAGVSILENTGAARFVAPHTIETASGLRLDGESIVLCTGGASRRLSVPGAELTATHSDAWALTSVPPSMLVIGAGATGVQVASIFHAFGTRVQLFQAGPRILPTEDEDVSAEVTTAFRDAGMIVRTDFGAIEAFEKTAHGVRMIVSKDGDRATAEAALAVVAVGWVANTAELDLAVAGVATDERGHVRVDEHLRTTAPHVLAAGDVTGHLMVVPQALEEGYVAGTNAVRGAVLPLTKHVSPIGSFTDPEYAQVGLGEARARAELDALVTVIRLDCGTRAIIDGRASGFCKLIVDRTTSRIVGCHVVGDRAVDIVQLAAIAISAGMTVDDLARLPFSFPTYAGILGRAALTAARTLRRDFAWRLPELQ; from the coding sequence ATGCAGAGTGAATTCGACGTCGTCGTGATCGGAGCGGGGCCTGCGGGCGTGGTCGCCGCGCTGCGGGCCGCGGATCTCGGAGCGCGCACTGCGCTCGTCGCGCGCGAGCGCTTCGGCGGGATGGCCGCCAACGACGGTCCGGTGCCGGTGCGGACGCTGGCCCACGCGGCGCGCCTCGTGCGCGAGGCGCGACAGCTCTCGCGATATGGCATCTCCGCCGGTGAGCCCGTGGTCGACTATCCGCGCTTGCTCGAGCGGGTCCGCGAGGTCGTCGATCACGTGGGCCGGCAATCCGCGCTGCGCGGACAGTGCGAGTCCGCGGGCGTCTCGATCCTCGAGAACACCGGGGCCGCGCGCTTCGTCGCACCGCACACGATCGAGACCGCGAGCGGGCTGCGCCTCGACGGCGAGTCGATCGTCCTCTGCACCGGCGGCGCGAGCCGGCGGCTCTCGGTGCCCGGCGCCGAGCTGACGGCGACGCACAGCGACGCGTGGGCGCTGACGTCGGTGCCGCCTTCGATGCTGGTGATCGGCGCGGGCGCGACGGGCGTGCAGGTCGCGTCGATCTTCCACGCGTTCGGCACGCGCGTGCAGCTGTTCCAGGCCGGCCCGCGCATCTTGCCGACGGAGGACGAAGACGTCTCGGCAGAAGTGACGACGGCGTTCCGCGACGCGGGGATGATCGTGCGAACCGACTTCGGAGCGATCGAAGCGTTCGAGAAGACGGCGCACGGCGTGCGAATGATCGTGTCGAAGGACGGAGATCGAGCCACCGCCGAGGCAGCGCTCGCGGTGGTCGCAGTAGGGTGGGTGGCGAACACCGCCGAGCTCGATCTCGCCGTCGCCGGCGTCGCGACCGACGAGCGCGGCCACGTGCGGGTCGACGAGCATCTCCGGACCACCGCGCCGCACGTGCTCGCGGCGGGCGACGTCACCGGTCATCTCATGGTGGTCCCGCAGGCGCTGGAAGAGGGCTACGTCGCCGGCACGAACGCGGTCCGCGGCGCGGTGCTGCCGCTGACGAAGCACGTGAGCCCGATCGGCAGCTTCACCGATCCCGAGTACGCGCAGGTCGGCCTCGGCGAAGCACGCGCGCGCGCCGAGCTCGACGCGCTCGTCACCGTGATCCGACTGGACTGCGGCACGCGCGCCATCATCGACGGTCGTGCGTCGGGCTTCTGCAAGCTGATCGTCGACCGCACGACCTCGCGCATCGTCGGCTGTCACGTCGTCGGAGATCGCGCCGTCGACATCGTGCAGCTCGCGGCGATCGCGATCAGCGCGGGGATGACGGTGGACGATCTCGCGCGACTGCCGTTCTCGTTCCCGACCTATGCCGGCATCCTGGGTCGCGCCGCGCTGACCGCAGCACGAACGCTGCGCCGCGACTTCGCGTGGCGACTGCCCGAGCTCCAGTGA
- a CDS encoding Dyp-type peroxidase, with protein sequence MGVDADVSLELDDIQSGALRPRPTPYAATYILLKIIDRSAGRELMRRLSERVASAAHTTSALGDTWLNAALTFHGLSALGVPPASLESFAWELKQGMASRAAALGDTGESAPAHWEKPLGTSDVHVVLVALAPDRALLEPSIARARDALRALPGVESIWRQDCHALPTEREPFGFRDGISHPAIEGSGVPGSNPEEIPLKAGELVLGYRDELGGFPPMPSPDVLGRNGTYVVFRKLHQRVAAFRQYLRSRATSPEDEELLAAKMMGRWRSGAPLALCPFHDDPALGADRGRNNAFLYRADDPTGYRTPIGSHIRRCNPRDAQVAGVARLHRMIRRGTAYGPMLPEGVMEDDGADRGLIFAFVGAHLGRQFEFVQSEWINGGEFIGLGDARDPVTGSADGEGRFSIPRKPIPRRLDGLPRFVVTRGGEYCFLPSLSALRWLSELP encoded by the coding sequence ATGGGAGTGGACGCGGACGTGTCGCTGGAGCTCGACGACATCCAGAGTGGTGCGCTGCGGCCTCGGCCCACGCCCTACGCTGCGACGTACATCCTCCTGAAGATCATCGATCGCAGTGCTGGCAGGGAATTGATGCGCCGCCTCAGCGAGCGAGTCGCGTCGGCCGCGCACACGACGAGCGCGCTCGGGGACACCTGGCTGAACGCGGCGCTCACGTTCCACGGGCTGAGCGCGCTCGGCGTGCCGCCCGCATCGCTCGAGAGCTTCGCGTGGGAGCTCAAGCAGGGAATGGCGAGCCGCGCCGCAGCGCTGGGCGACACCGGAGAGAGCGCACCGGCGCACTGGGAGAAGCCGCTCGGGACGTCCGACGTGCACGTCGTGCTGGTCGCGCTCGCGCCCGATCGCGCGCTGCTCGAGCCCTCGATCGCGCGGGCGAGAGACGCGCTCCGGGCGCTCCCCGGAGTCGAATCGATCTGGCGCCAGGACTGCCACGCACTGCCGACCGAGAGAGAGCCGTTCGGATTCCGCGACGGCATCAGTCACCCGGCGATCGAGGGCAGTGGCGTCCCGGGGAGCAATCCCGAGGAGATCCCGCTGAAGGCAGGAGAGCTCGTGCTGGGATATCGCGACGAGCTCGGCGGGTTCCCGCCGATGCCTTCGCCCGACGTGCTCGGTCGCAACGGCACGTACGTCGTCTTCCGCAAGCTGCACCAGCGGGTCGCCGCGTTCCGCCAGTACCTGCGATCGCGCGCGACGAGCCCCGAGGACGAAGAGCTCCTCGCCGCGAAGATGATGGGTCGTTGGCGCAGCGGCGCGCCGCTCGCGCTCTGTCCGTTCCACGACGATCCCGCGCTCGGCGCGGACCGTGGTCGCAACAATGCGTTCCTCTATCGCGCCGACGATCCCACCGGATATCGCACGCCGATCGGCTCTCACATCCGGCGCTGCAACCCGCGCGACGCGCAGGTCGCGGGGGTGGCCCGGCTTCATCGCATGATCCGCCGCGGAACGGCGTACGGGCCGATGCTCCCCGAGGGTGTGATGGAGGACGACGGCGCGGATCGCGGTCTCATCTTCGCGTTCGTCGGCGCGCACCTGGGGCGGCAATTCGAGTTCGTGCAATCCGAGTGGATCAACGGCGGCGAGTTCATCGGGCTCGGCGACGCGAGAGACCCGGTGACGGGATCGGCGGACGGAGAGGGTCGATTCTCGATTCCCCGAAAGCCCATCCCGCGACGGCTCGACGGATTGCCGCGCTTCGTCGTCACGAGAGGCGGGGAGTACTGCTTCCTGCCGAGCCTGAGCGCATTGCGCTGGTTGTCCGAGCTCCCGTGA
- a CDS encoding Na+/H+ antiporter: MEVFEFIIAFLLAGAALTAVSRRIGAPYPAMVALAGAGVALVPGTPTLVLDPELTLALFVAPVLLDAAFDASPRDLRANWRAVSGLAVGAVVLTIVVVACVVRWLVPEMPWPVAIALGAIVAPPDAAAATAVLKQLNPPYRLLVILEGESLFNDVSALLIYRLAVGVTLAGTFSPEGTVPLLLAATVGSVVLGFVLARAVIAFLPRIHDVAIVVVFQFCATFAVWILAERLHLSGILTVVAFAMTAARHAADVTPARIRVPSYAVWDLAVFVLNVLAFTLVGFQLKGLVERLDARTLVEYGGIATAVCVATILARIGWVTGAAAWSRWRHRDTVALSKGAAAVIGWCGMRGVVTLAAALALPTGETGGPAFPFRDLVLFSAFAVVLTTLVVQGLTLRPLMSALRLRDDGSVDREVRLARVETLRAAMAATAEHADDEMAALLRRRYEVLLRRAEVELAGVHEESGAITRGDRRLDCDMAIVRSAITAERHRLIELRADGTIGDAAFQRIEQELDMEELDLQQLAPGVESATAAR, from the coding sequence ATGGAAGTCTTCGAGTTCATCATCGCGTTCCTGCTCGCAGGCGCCGCGCTCACCGCCGTGTCGAGACGCATCGGGGCGCCGTACCCCGCCATGGTCGCGCTCGCCGGTGCGGGTGTGGCGCTCGTCCCCGGAACACCGACGCTCGTGCTCGATCCCGAGCTCACGCTCGCGCTCTTCGTCGCGCCGGTGCTGCTCGATGCGGCGTTCGACGCCTCGCCGCGCGATCTCCGCGCGAACTGGCGCGCGGTGTCCGGTCTCGCGGTGGGCGCGGTCGTGCTGACGATCGTCGTCGTCGCGTGCGTCGTGCGCTGGCTCGTGCCCGAGATGCCGTGGCCGGTCGCGATCGCGCTCGGCGCGATCGTCGCGCCGCCCGACGCCGCAGCGGCGACTGCAGTGCTGAAGCAGCTGAATCCGCCGTATCGACTCCTCGTGATCCTCGAGGGCGAGAGTCTGTTCAACGACGTGAGCGCGCTGCTGATCTATCGGCTCGCGGTGGGCGTGACCCTCGCGGGGACGTTCTCGCCGGAGGGCACGGTTCCGCTGCTCCTCGCGGCGACGGTGGGCAGCGTCGTGCTCGGCTTCGTCCTCGCGCGCGCCGTCATCGCGTTCTTACCGCGGATCCACGACGTCGCGATCGTGGTCGTCTTCCAGTTCTGCGCGACGTTCGCGGTGTGGATCCTGGCGGAGCGACTCCATCTCTCCGGCATCCTCACCGTCGTCGCGTTCGCGATGACGGCCGCGCGACACGCCGCGGACGTGACGCCGGCGCGCATCCGCGTCCCCTCGTATGCGGTGTGGGATCTCGCGGTGTTCGTGCTGAACGTGCTCGCGTTCACGCTCGTCGGGTTCCAGCTCAAGGGGCTCGTCGAGCGTCTCGATGCGCGCACGCTCGTCGAGTACGGAGGCATCGCGACCGCGGTGTGCGTCGCGACGATCCTCGCGCGCATCGGGTGGGTGACGGGCGCGGCGGCCTGGAGTCGATGGCGACATCGCGACACCGTCGCGCTCTCGAAGGGCGCGGCGGCGGTGATCGGGTGGTGCGGCATGCGAGGGGTCGTGACGCTCGCAGCGGCGCTCGCGCTCCCGACCGGCGAGACCGGAGGGCCCGCGTTCCCGTTTCGCGATCTGGTCCTCTTCAGCGCGTTCGCGGTCGTGCTCACGACCCTCGTGGTGCAGGGGCTGACGCTGCGGCCGCTGATGAGCGCGCTGCGGCTTCGGGACGACGGTTCCGTCGATCGAGAGGTGCGGCTCGCGCGGGTCGAGACGCTGCGCGCCGCGATGGCGGCGACGGCCGAGCACGCCGACGACGAGATGGCGGCGCTGTTGCGACGCCGCTACGAAGTGCTGCTGCGACGCGCCGAGGTGGAGCTCGCGGGTGTGCACGAAGAGAGCGGTGCCATCACCAGGGGGGATCGCCGGCTCGACTGCGACATGGCGATCGTGCGCTCGGCGATCACCGCCGAGCGTCACCGACTGATCGAGCTGCGCGCCGACGGCACGATCGGCGACGCCGCGTTCCAGCGCATCGAGCAGGAGCTCGACATGGAGGAGCTCGATCTCCAGCAGCTCGCCCCCGGGGTCGAGTCGGCGACCGCTGCTCGGTGA
- a CDS encoding hemerythrin domain-containing protein, with amino-acid sequence MARPTEIAGQVIGKLKGAKQALTGGAGIFERLSTEHGEISTLIRRVAASTDDSNVRKELYGRIRTELAAHARAEEKEVYSTFRGIPDIAGKMDDSADEHHRIERYLDQLDVLPIDGDRWSDVFREMMMLVQHHVIEEEQQIFPAAKKALSKEQSFALEQRYLESKAKELDSFT; translated from the coding sequence ATGGCGCGACCGACCGAGATCGCCGGGCAGGTGATCGGCAAGCTCAAGGGCGCGAAGCAGGCGTTGACCGGCGGAGCGGGGATCTTCGAGCGCCTCTCGACCGAGCACGGCGAGATCTCGACGCTGATCCGGCGTGTGGCCGCCAGCACGGACGACTCGAACGTACGCAAGGAGCTCTACGGCCGCATCCGGACCGAGCTCGCCGCGCACGCGCGGGCGGAGGAGAAGGAGGTCTATTCGACGTTCCGCGGAATTCCCGACATCGCCGGCAAGATGGACGACTCCGCCGACGAGCATCATCGGATCGAGCGGTATCTCGATCAGCTGGACGTGCTGCCGATCGACGGCGATCGGTGGAGCGACGTCTTCCGCGAGATGATGATGCTCGTGCAGCACCACGTCATCGAGGAGGAGCAGCAGATCTTCCCGGCTGCGAAGAAGGCGCTCTCGAAGGAGCAGTCCTTCGCGCTCGAGCAGCGTTATCTGGAGTCGAAGGCGAAGGAGCTCGACTCGTTCACCTGA